Genomic DNA from Pseudomonadota bacterium:
GGCGGGACCGGACCCTGCGCATGGGTCGGTGGACGTGGCTCGCGCTCTTCGGGCTCGCCGGTTGCACCGCCCTCCCGAGCCCTCCGGCCGCCATCCACACCTACCTGTTCTCGGCGCCGTTCCCCGCGCCCCGGCGCGGGCCGGGCCCCGTGCTGCTCATCGCTATCCCCAAGGCCGCGGCCGGCTACGACCGGCCCGCCATCGCCTACCGGCGTTCCCCGACAAGGCTAGACTACTATGCCGCGAACGAATGGGCCGACGAGCCCGCGCGCCTCATCGAGCCGCTCATCATCGCCGCAACCGAGGCCAGCGGCGCCTTCGAGGCGGTCGTGTCCGCGGGCACCGGGC
This window encodes:
- a CDS encoding ABC-type transport auxiliary lipoprotein family protein, which translates into the protein MGRWTWLALFGLAGCTALPSPPAAIHTYLFSAPFPAPRRGPGPVLLIAIPKAAAGYDRPAIAYRRSPTRLDYYAANEWADEPARLIEPLIIAATEASGAFEAVVSAGTGLTAEIRLDTEIVRIEHELLAAPSRGRFTLRAQLVDVARGRVIGTQRFDASVPSRSDDAEGAVAAIDTALARVLVQLVAFCLKNTVDREKRGGP